From a single Populus trichocarpa isolate Nisqually-1 chromosome 17, P.trichocarpa_v4.1, whole genome shotgun sequence genomic region:
- the LOC18106999 gene encoding uncharacterized protein LOC18106999 isoform X2, with amino-acid sequence MYENRKRKHYTTTSTTVTTVSHPLSRNMQPPPTTATTSKKTLTLTPSRLKDLLLILSFLIIIYLLFSSPRPQLSLTPRTTPSTTFPTTRRHIVFSIASSSTSFIHRQPYIRLWYNPTTTRAFAFLDREVVDPTGNNNRSVIDPTLPPVIISKDTSSFPYTFKGGLKSAIRVARVVKEVVELNEPDVDWFVFGDDDTVFFVENLVTVLSKYDHNGWFYVGSNSESYSQNVKNSFEMGFGGGGFAISYSLAKVLARVLDSCLVRYAHLYGSDARIFSCLAELGVGLSHEPGFHQVDMRGDLFGMLSAHPLSPLVSLHHLDAVNPIFPKMSKTQALEHLFNGVNVDPARILQQTVCYDPVYSLTVSVAWGYSVQVFEGNEFLPDLLTPQRTFIPWRRGGNAEFNRFMFNIREYPKDPCKRPVVFFMESVTSGKNGIWSNYIRHDVADCNRGYAMKNLELVRVLSQKLEPDIEQVGTYMR; translated from the exons atgtacgaaaatagaaaaagaaaacactacacCACCACCTCAACCACCGTAACCACCGTTTCTCATCCTCTCTCTAGAAACATGCAACCACCGCCAACCACCGCCACCACCTCTAAGAAAACTCTAACACTAACCCCATCACGTCTGAAAGATCTCTTACTAATCTTATCCTTCCTAATAATAATCTACCTCCTCTTCTCCTCACCGCGACCTCAACTTTCCTTAACTCCACGCACCACCCCATCGACTACCTTTCCCACCACTCGCCGCCATATTGTCTTCTCCATAGCATCTTCTTCTACCTCTTTCATTCACCGCCAACCCTACATCCGCCTATGGTACAACCCCACCACCACGCGTGCTTTCGCTTTCCTTGATCGGGAAGTTGTCGACCCCACTGGAAATAACAATCGCTCCGTAATAGATCCCACGCTCCCTCCTGTAATAATCTCCAAAGACACATCTTCCTTCCCTTATACCTTCAAAGGCGGCCTTAAATCCGCCATTAGAGTGGCGCGTGTAGTAAAGGAAGTTGTGGAGCTTAATGAACCGGATGTTGATTGGTTCGTGTTTGGTGATGATGATACTGTGTTTTTTGTGGAGAACTTGGTTACCGTTTTGTCGAAATATGATCATAATGGATGGTTTTACGTGGGGAGTAATTCAGAGAGTTATAGTCAGAATGTGAAGAATTCATTTGAAATGGGGTTTGGTGGAGGTGGGTTTGCAATAAGTTATTCGTTAGCTAAGGTTTTAGCTAGGGTTTTAGACTCATGTTTGGTGCGTTATGCTCATTTGTACGGCAGTGATGCAAGGATTTTCTCCTGTTTGGCAGAGTTAGGTGTTGGTTTGAGTCATGAGCCTGGGTTTCATCAG gtTGATATGCGAGGGGATTTGTTTGGAATGTTGTCTGCACATCCATTGTCTCCTTTGGTGTCTCTTCATCATTTGGATGCTGTGAACCCTATCTTTCCAAAAATGAGCAAGACTCAAGCTTTAGAACATCTTTTTAATGGTGTGAATGTCGACCCTGCTAGGATTTTGCAGCAAACAGTTTGCTATGACCCTGTATATTCATTGACTGTTTCAGTTGCATGGGGATATTCTGTTCAGGTGTTTGAAGGCAATGAGTTTCTTCCAGATCTTCTTACACCACAGAGAACATTTATACCATGGAGGAGAGGAGGAAATGCTGAATTCAATcgttttatgtttaatataagaGAATATCCCAAAGATCCCTGTAAAAGACCTGTTGTCTTTTTCATGGAAAGTGTTACCTCTGGTAAAAATGGCATTTGGAGCAATTACATCAGACATGATGTTGCTGATTGTAACAGAGGTTATGCCATGAAGAATCTGGAACTTGTTAGAGTACTGTCCCAGAAACTAGAACCAGATATTGAACAG GTTGGAACTTACATGCGTTAA
- the LOC18106999 gene encoding uncharacterized protein LOC18106999 isoform X1 produces MYENRKRKHYTTTSTTVTTVSHPLSRNMQPPPTTATTSKKTLTLTPSRLKDLLLILSFLIIIYLLFSSPRPQLSLTPRTTPSTTFPTTRRHIVFSIASSSTSFIHRQPYIRLWYNPTTTRAFAFLDREVVDPTGNNNRSVIDPTLPPVIISKDTSSFPYTFKGGLKSAIRVARVVKEVVELNEPDVDWFVFGDDDTVFFVENLVTVLSKYDHNGWFYVGSNSESYSQNVKNSFEMGFGGGGFAISYSLAKVLARVLDSCLVRYAHLYGSDARIFSCLAELGVGLSHEPGFHQVDMRGDLFGMLSAHPLSPLVSLHHLDAVNPIFPKMSKTQALEHLFNGVNVDPARILQQTVCYDPVYSLTVSVAWGYSVQVFEGNEFLPDLLTPQRTFIPWRRGGNAEFNRFMFNIREYPKDPCKRPVVFFMESVTSGKNGIWSNYIRHDVADCNRGYAMKNLELVRVLSQKLEPDIEQMKAPRRQCCDLSPLFNGSMVISIRKCGSDELIAMHS; encoded by the exons atgtacgaaaatagaaaaagaaaacactacacCACCACCTCAACCACCGTAACCACCGTTTCTCATCCTCTCTCTAGAAACATGCAACCACCGCCAACCACCGCCACCACCTCTAAGAAAACTCTAACACTAACCCCATCACGTCTGAAAGATCTCTTACTAATCTTATCCTTCCTAATAATAATCTACCTCCTCTTCTCCTCACCGCGACCTCAACTTTCCTTAACTCCACGCACCACCCCATCGACTACCTTTCCCACCACTCGCCGCCATATTGTCTTCTCCATAGCATCTTCTTCTACCTCTTTCATTCACCGCCAACCCTACATCCGCCTATGGTACAACCCCACCACCACGCGTGCTTTCGCTTTCCTTGATCGGGAAGTTGTCGACCCCACTGGAAATAACAATCGCTCCGTAATAGATCCCACGCTCCCTCCTGTAATAATCTCCAAAGACACATCTTCCTTCCCTTATACCTTCAAAGGCGGCCTTAAATCCGCCATTAGAGTGGCGCGTGTAGTAAAGGAAGTTGTGGAGCTTAATGAACCGGATGTTGATTGGTTCGTGTTTGGTGATGATGATACTGTGTTTTTTGTGGAGAACTTGGTTACCGTTTTGTCGAAATATGATCATAATGGATGGTTTTACGTGGGGAGTAATTCAGAGAGTTATAGTCAGAATGTGAAGAATTCATTTGAAATGGGGTTTGGTGGAGGTGGGTTTGCAATAAGTTATTCGTTAGCTAAGGTTTTAGCTAGGGTTTTAGACTCATGTTTGGTGCGTTATGCTCATTTGTACGGCAGTGATGCAAGGATTTTCTCCTGTTTGGCAGAGTTAGGTGTTGGTTTGAGTCATGAGCCTGGGTTTCATCAG gtTGATATGCGAGGGGATTTGTTTGGAATGTTGTCTGCACATCCATTGTCTCCTTTGGTGTCTCTTCATCATTTGGATGCTGTGAACCCTATCTTTCCAAAAATGAGCAAGACTCAAGCTTTAGAACATCTTTTTAATGGTGTGAATGTCGACCCTGCTAGGATTTTGCAGCAAACAGTTTGCTATGACCCTGTATATTCATTGACTGTTTCAGTTGCATGGGGATATTCTGTTCAGGTGTTTGAAGGCAATGAGTTTCTTCCAGATCTTCTTACACCACAGAGAACATTTATACCATGGAGGAGAGGAGGAAATGCTGAATTCAATcgttttatgtttaatataagaGAATATCCCAAAGATCCCTGTAAAAGACCTGTTGTCTTTTTCATGGAAAGTGTTACCTCTGGTAAAAATGGCATTTGGAGCAATTACATCAGACATGATGTTGCTGATTGTAACAGAGGTTATGCCATGAAGAATCTGGAACTTGTTAGAGTACTGTCCCAGAAACTAGAACCAGATATTGAACAG ATGAAGGCTCCTCGTCGACAATGCTGTGACCTTTCTCCCTTATTTAATGGGTCAATGGTCATTAGCATTAGGAAATGTGGTTCTGATGAACTAATTGCTATGCATTCCTAA
- the LOC18106999 gene encoding uncharacterized protein LOC18106999 isoform X3, producing MYENRKRKHYTTTSTTVTTVSHPLSRNMQPPPTTATTSKKTLTLTPSRLKDLLLILSFLIIIYLLFSSPRPQLSLTPRTTPSTTFPTTRRHIVFSIASSSTSFIHRQPYIRLWYNPTTTRAFAFLDREVVDPTGNNNRSVIDPTLPPVIISKDTSSFPYTFKGGLKSAIRVARVVKEVVELNEPDVDWFVFGDDDTVFFVENLVTVLSKYDHNGWFYVGSNSESYSQNVKNSFEMGFGGGGFAISYSLAKVLARVLDSCLVRYAHLYGSDARIFSCLAELGVGLSHEPGFHQVFEGNEFLPDLLTPQRTFIPWRRGGNAEFNRFMFNIREYPKDPCKRPVVFFMESVTSGKNGIWSNYIRHDVADCNRGYAMKNLELVRVLSQKLEPDIEQMKAPRRQCCDLSPLFNGSMVISIRKCGSDELIAMHS from the exons atgtacgaaaatagaaaaagaaaacactacacCACCACCTCAACCACCGTAACCACCGTTTCTCATCCTCTCTCTAGAAACATGCAACCACCGCCAACCACCGCCACCACCTCTAAGAAAACTCTAACACTAACCCCATCACGTCTGAAAGATCTCTTACTAATCTTATCCTTCCTAATAATAATCTACCTCCTCTTCTCCTCACCGCGACCTCAACTTTCCTTAACTCCACGCACCACCCCATCGACTACCTTTCCCACCACTCGCCGCCATATTGTCTTCTCCATAGCATCTTCTTCTACCTCTTTCATTCACCGCCAACCCTACATCCGCCTATGGTACAACCCCACCACCACGCGTGCTTTCGCTTTCCTTGATCGGGAAGTTGTCGACCCCACTGGAAATAACAATCGCTCCGTAATAGATCCCACGCTCCCTCCTGTAATAATCTCCAAAGACACATCTTCCTTCCCTTATACCTTCAAAGGCGGCCTTAAATCCGCCATTAGAGTGGCGCGTGTAGTAAAGGAAGTTGTGGAGCTTAATGAACCGGATGTTGATTGGTTCGTGTTTGGTGATGATGATACTGTGTTTTTTGTGGAGAACTTGGTTACCGTTTTGTCGAAATATGATCATAATGGATGGTTTTACGTGGGGAGTAATTCAGAGAGTTATAGTCAGAATGTGAAGAATTCATTTGAAATGGGGTTTGGTGGAGGTGGGTTTGCAATAAGTTATTCGTTAGCTAAGGTTTTAGCTAGGGTTTTAGACTCATGTTTGGTGCGTTATGCTCATTTGTACGGCAGTGATGCAAGGATTTTCTCCTGTTTGGCAGAGTTAGGTGTTGGTTTGAGTCATGAGCCTGGGTTTCATCAG GTGTTTGAAGGCAATGAGTTTCTTCCAGATCTTCTTACACCACAGAGAACATTTATACCATGGAGGAGAGGAGGAAATGCTGAATTCAATcgttttatgtttaatataagaGAATATCCCAAAGATCCCTGTAAAAGACCTGTTGTCTTTTTCATGGAAAGTGTTACCTCTGGTAAAAATGGCATTTGGAGCAATTACATCAGACATGATGTTGCTGATTGTAACAGAGGTTATGCCATGAAGAATCTGGAACTTGTTAGAGTACTGTCCCAGAAACTAGAACCAGATATTGAACAG ATGAAGGCTCCTCGTCGACAATGCTGTGACCTTTCTCCCTTATTTAATGGGTCAATGGTCATTAGCATTAGGAAATGTGGTTCTGATGAACTAATTGCTATGCATTCCTAA